In Candidatus Angelobacter sp., the DNA window CCTGCCACGGAAAGGTTCGCGTGTAGGATTTCCGACCGGAGGCCAGCCATCGCTAAAGACCAAACCAGCGGGCCCGACGGCTCGAACCAAACAGTTCCTTGTCGGCGCGGAGGGCTACCGACGGTTCATGGTAGGTGGCCGTTGGACCCTCGGGATCGGAGAAGAAATCCACGTCCACGCGGCCAATCCTCCCGGCCCCGAACTCGATGTAGCAGGTGCCCGTTCCCTTGTGGGTCGCCGGGACCTCCTGATTCCGCAGGCGCGCGATCAACGTGGCGGCAACGGCGCGCGCCGCGCCCTCGGCGAAGTTGCCGGCTTTCGGCGTGCCCTGGCGTGCGCAATCGCCGATGGCGTACACGTCGGGAAAACGCGTTTCGAGGG includes these proteins:
- a CDS encoding FAD-dependent oxidoreductase is translated as ACEITLILPLETPVPPSPETSKALLAAFAERNITFVADKEVRSVDTRRRIVTIDDGREFPYDLFLGVPAHRAPKLLEESGMTVDGYVPANPRTLETRFPDVYAIGDCARQGTPKAGNFAEGAARAVAATLIARLRNQEVPATHKGTGTCYIEFGAGRIGRVDVDFFSDPEGPTATYHEPSVALRADKELFGSSRRARWFGL